A region of Faecalibacterium taiwanense DNA encodes the following proteins:
- a CDS encoding S-ribosylhomocysteine lyase → MERIASFCVDHTKLDRGMYPSRQDGDVLTWDIRMKRPNHGDYLSTGAAHTLEHLFATYARNSAFKDSVIYVGPMGCRTGFYLLTRGLTPAEALELTVESFRFMAGFEGAVPGASEVECGNYRDMDLPAAKAEAAAMLPVLEALTGDELHY, encoded by the coding sequence ATGGAACGCATTGCAAGCTTCTGTGTTGACCATACCAAACTGGACCGCGGCATGTATCCGAGCCGTCAGGACGGCGATGTTCTCACATGGGACATCCGCATGAAAAGGCCCAATCACGGCGATTACCTGTCCACCGGTGCCGCCCACACGCTGGAGCATCTGTTTGCCACCTATGCACGCAACAGCGCCTTTAAAGACAGCGTGATCTACGTTGGCCCCATGGGCTGCCGCACCGGCTTCTATCTGCTCACCCGCGGCCTGACTCCCGCCGAGGCACTGGAGCTGACGGTGGAATCCTTCCGCTTCATGGCTGGCTTTGAGGGCGCTGTGCCCGGTGCCAGCGAAGTGGAATGCGGCAACTACCGCGATATGGATCTGCCCGCTGCCAAAGCCGAAGCCGCTGCCATGCTGCCGGTGCTGGAAGCACTGACCGGCGACGAGCTGCATTACTAA
- a CDS encoding LacI family DNA-binding transcriptional regulator — protein sequence MTISDIAKMAGVSSAAVSRYLNGGPLSEQKRAVIHEVVEKTGYRPDTAAQTLRTGKVNQVGVIAPSIGSQSVGQITAGIASELDAKSYLMLLGNTELDAQRELGYLTAMQRNHVAGIILLGSYYTPQLAQALKNCRVPVVVTGQRFQDVACVYNDDRTAARELAQRMLDHGRRRIVYIGGTERDDATGVQRREGVQDALNAAGLNGEQMPRICCNAFTMEEGQRCMQELLVRCPDLDGVVCVTDTVAFGAMRALREAGRHVGQDVGLAGVGDSWAGSMMEPGLATVRFYQKQVGQEAARILLQMLEENGSSGPVRQVTLDYQIVERGSL from the coding sequence ATGACCATCAGTGATATTGCAAAAATGGCGGGTGTATCCAGTGCGGCGGTCAGCCGCTACCTGAACGGAGGCCCCCTGAGCGAACAGAAGAGGGCTGTCATCCACGAGGTAGTGGAAAAGACCGGCTACCGCCCGGATACCGCCGCCCAGACTCTGCGCACCGGAAAAGTGAATCAGGTGGGGGTGATCGCTCCCAGCATCGGTTCCCAGTCGGTGGGGCAGATCACGGCAGGCATTGCCAGTGAGCTGGATGCAAAGAGCTATCTGATGCTGCTGGGAAACACCGAGCTGGACGCCCAGCGGGAATTGGGCTATCTGACTGCCATGCAGCGCAACCACGTGGCGGGCATCATCCTGCTGGGCAGCTATTATACCCCTCAGCTGGCGCAGGCGCTGAAAAACTGCCGTGTGCCGGTGGTGGTAACAGGCCAGCGTTTTCAGGATGTGGCCTGCGTGTACAACGACGACCGCACTGCAGCCCGGGAACTTGCCCAGCGGATGCTGGACCATGGCCGCAGAAGGATCGTTTATATTGGCGGTACAGAGAGGGACGATGCCACCGGCGTGCAGCGCCGTGAGGGCGTGCAGGATGCGCTGAACGCTGCCGGACTGAACGGCGAACAGATGCCCCGCATCTGCTGCAACGCCTTTACCATGGAGGAGGGCCAGCGCTGTATGCAGGAACTGCTGGTGCGCTGCCCGGATCTGGACGGTGTGGTCTGCGTGACCGACACGGTGGCCTTTGGTGCCATGCGTGCCCTGCGGGAAGCAGGACGGCATGTGGGGCAGGATGTGGGTCTTGCAGGCGTTGGCGACAGCTGGGCTGGCAGCATGATGGAACCGGGGCTGGCAACGGTGCGCTTTTACCAGAAGCAGGTGGGGCAGGAGGCTGCCCGGATCCTGCTGCAGATGCTGGAAGAAAATGGGAGCAGCGGGCCTGTGCGTCAGGTGACGCTGGACTATCAGATCGTGGAGCGAGGCTCCCTTTGA
- a CDS encoding copper homeostasis protein CutC, translating to MRSVLEVCVDSTASALAAKRGGASRLELCADLIVGGTTPSLALVRQVKAETGLPVRALLRPRFGDFCYDSYELAQMEQLAAELVEAGADGIVTGVLTPEGQLDAEAMRPIYAAARRAAEKAGRPVACTLHRAFDVSADPFAALETVRSMGLCTILTSGQAASAPEGAELLGRLVERAGDSVEILVGAGVTAQNIPALAAQTGAHAFHLSGKQVLQSRMTFRREGVPMGLPGFSEFEVWQTGEENIRAARQALDAIKNN from the coding sequence ATGCGTTCCGTTCTGGAAGTATGTGTGGACAGCACTGCCAGTGCACTGGCAGCAAAGCGCGGCGGTGCCAGCAGGCTGGAACTGTGTGCCGACCTGATCGTGGGCGGTACAACGCCCAGCCTTGCGCTGGTGCGTCAGGTCAAGGCGGAGACCGGCCTGCCGGTGCGTGCTCTGCTGCGGCCCCGGTTCGGAGATTTCTGTTACGACAGCTACGAGCTTGCCCAGATGGAACAGCTGGCCGCAGAGCTGGTGGAGGCCGGGGCGGATGGTATCGTGACCGGTGTGCTGACCCCGGAAGGGCAGCTGGATGCGGAGGCCATGCGGCCCATTTATGCGGCTGCGCGCAGGGCAGCGGAAAAGGCAGGCCGTCCGGTGGCGTGTACCCTGCACCGTGCCTTTGATGTCAGCGCCGACCCCTTTGCGGCACTGGAAACGGTCCGGAGCATGGGCCTTTGTACCATCCTCACCAGCGGGCAGGCGGCGAGTGCCCCAGAGGGAGCGGAGCTTCTCGGCCGACTGGTGGAGCGGGCAGGGGACAGCGTGGAAATTCTGGTAGGTGCCGGTGTCACGGCACAAAACATCCCGGCACTGGCCGCACAGACCGGGGCACATGCGTTCCACCTTTCCGGCAAGCAGGTGCTGCAAAGCCGCATGACCTTCCGCCGCGAGGGTGTGCCCATGGGGCTGCCGGGCTTTTCAGAGTTTGAGGTATGGCAGACGGGTGAAGAAAACATCCGTGCTGCACGGCAGGCACTGGATGCGATCAAGAACAACTAA
- a CDS encoding phosphopentomutase, translated as MEKRVFLIVLDSFGIGAEPDAAAFGDEGTNTLGAIAKHPNFNCPNLQKMGMFNIDGVTAGEKTAAPICSFARLQEQSMGKDTTIGHWEIAGVVSPKPLPTFPNGFPDELIHEFEEKTGHKVLCNKPYSGTQVLKDYGEQAMKENALIVYTSADSVFQVAANEELVPVHELYRYCEIAREMLKGEYGVGRVIARPFLGHTADTFYRTTNRHDLSLKPPRATMLDLLKDAGRDVIAVGKIFDIFDGEGVTEKIKTTGNTNGIAFTKALQTRDFEGLAFVNLVDFDMLYGHRRDVAGYAAAATEFDKFVADFIPGMREGDLLMVTADHGCDPSYTKTTDHTREYVPYLICGKGVKPGVDLGTRLCFGTIAQTICEYLDVDASSLDGKSVWNEIKA; from the coding sequence ATGGAAAAGCGTGTTTTTCTGATCGTCCTCGACAGCTTTGGAATCGGTGCAGAGCCGGATGCCGCCGCCTTTGGCGATGAGGGCACCAACACCCTGGGTGCCATTGCAAAACACCCCAACTTCAACTGCCCCAACCTGCAAAAGATGGGCATGTTCAACATTGATGGCGTGACCGCAGGCGAAAAGACCGCAGCGCCCATCTGCTCCTTTGCCCGCCTGCAGGAGCAGAGCATGGGCAAGGATACCACCATTGGTCACTGGGAGATCGCCGGTGTGGTAAGCCCCAAGCCGCTGCCCACCTTCCCGAACGGCTTCCCGGATGAGCTGATCCACGAGTTTGAGGAAAAGACCGGCCACAAGGTGCTGTGCAACAAGCCTTACTCCGGCACGCAGGTGCTGAAGGATTACGGCGAGCAGGCCATGAAAGAAAACGCCCTTATCGTCTACACCAGTGCCGACAGCGTATTTCAGGTGGCCGCCAACGAAGAGCTGGTGCCGGTGCATGAGCTGTACCGCTACTGCGAGATCGCCCGCGAGATGCTCAAGGGTGAGTACGGCGTGGGCCGCGTGATCGCACGCCCCTTCCTGGGCCACACTGCGGATACCTTCTACCGCACCACCAACCGCCACGACCTGAGCCTCAAGCCGCCCCGCGCTACCATGCTGGATCTGCTGAAAGATGCTGGCAGGGATGTGATCGCTGTTGGTAAGATCTTTGACATCTTCGACGGTGAGGGTGTGACCGAGAAAATCAAAACCACTGGCAATACCAACGGCATCGCCTTTACCAAGGCCCTGCAGACCCGCGACTTTGAGGGCCTTGCCTTTGTAAATCTGGTGGACTTCGATATGCTCTACGGACACCGCCGCGATGTAGCAGGCTATGCCGCCGCTGCCACCGAGTTTGACAAGTTCGTGGCCGACTTCATCCCCGGAATGCGGGAGGGCGATCTCCTCATGGTCACCGCCGACCATGGCTGCGACCCGTCCTATACCAAGACCACCGACCACACCCGCGAGTATGTGCCGTACCTGATCTGCGGCAAGGGCGTGAAGCCTGGCGTTGACCTTGGCACCCGTCTGTGCTTTGGCACCATCGCCCAGACCATCTGCGAGTATCTTGATGTGGATGCTTCCTCTCTGGACGGCAAGAGCGTCTGGAACGAGATCAAGGCATAA
- the pyk gene encoding pyruvate kinase, producing the protein MRKTKIICTLGPSTDQEGVLRELVANGMNVARFNFSHGSHEEHLGRFEKLKAIREELGKPVAALLDTKGPEIRLKDFKNGTEMLEAGQTFTLTTREVEGTKEICSITYKDLPQDVQPGGTIMLDDGLIKLQIITVNDTDIVCKVLNNGKIKNKKGVNVPGVHLSMPYMSQRDRDDIIFGAQQGFDFIAASFVRTAQDVYDIRNLLNEYDSDIRIIAKIENREGVNNIDSILAAADAVMVARGDLGVEIDFTELPGIQKNIIERSFSFGKPIVTATQMLDSMIVNPRPTRAEISDVANAIYDGTSAIMLSGETAAGAYPVEALKTMSAIAERTEQENHARFVPLTENTGKISVSDATAHAACLTAKDVNAAAIVTVSESGNTARLLSKYRPEQPIIACVMKEQVQRQLALSWGITPLMMPLAHSTDELIEMSTSLAKENGYLHNGELAVVTAGVPVGVSGTTNMIKIHMVGNCLATGVGVGRENADVTSATGKACVCRTLEEVRAKFKPGMVLVVPSTSNEMLSYVRDAAALVVEEPGLNSHAAIAGKALLKPTVVGAAGATSHIRDGLMIAVDCAHGSVQRLQA; encoded by the coding sequence ATGAGAAAAACAAAGATCATCTGCACTCTGGGCCCGTCCACCGATCAGGAAGGCGTTCTGCGCGAGCTGGTCGCCAACGGCATGAATGTTGCCCGTTTTAATTTTTCCCACGGCTCTCACGAAGAGCATTTGGGCCGCTTTGAAAAGCTGAAGGCCATTCGTGAAGAGCTGGGCAAGCCGGTCGCCGCCCTGCTGGACACCAAAGGCCCCGAGATCCGCCTGAAGGACTTCAAGAACGGCACTGAAATGCTGGAAGCCGGCCAGACCTTCACCCTGACCACCCGCGAGGTGGAAGGCACCAAGGAGATCTGCTCCATCACCTATAAGGACCTGCCGCAGGACGTGCAGCCCGGCGGCACCATCATGCTGGACGACGGCCTGATCAAGCTGCAGATCATCACCGTGAACGACACCGACATCGTGTGCAAGGTGCTGAACAACGGCAAGATCAAGAACAAGAAGGGTGTCAATGTGCCCGGCGTGCATCTGTCCATGCCGTATATGAGCCAGCGCGACCGCGACGATATCATCTTTGGCGCACAGCAGGGCTTTGACTTCATCGCTGCTTCCTTCGTGCGCACCGCGCAGGATGTGTACGATATCCGTAACCTGCTCAACGAATATGATTCCGATATCCGCATCATCGCCAAGATCGAGAACCGTGAGGGCGTGAACAACATCGACAGCATTCTGGCTGCAGCCGATGCTGTCATGGTGGCCCGCGGCGATCTGGGCGTTGAGATTGACTTTACCGAGCTGCCCGGCATTCAGAAGAATATCATCGAGCGCTCCTTCTCCTTTGGCAAGCCCATCGTCACCGCTACCCAGATGCTGGACAGCATGATCGTGAACCCCCGTCCCACCCGCGCCGAGATCTCTGACGTGGCAAATGCCATCTACGACGGCACCTCTGCCATCATGCTTTCCGGCGAGACTGCTGCCGGTGCTTACCCCGTGGAGGCCCTCAAGACCATGTCTGCCATTGCTGAGCGCACCGAGCAGGAGAATCACGCCCGCTTTGTTCCCCTCACCGAGAACACCGGCAAGATCAGCGTGAGCGATGCAACTGCACACGCTGCCTGCCTGACCGCCAAGGACGTGAACGCTGCCGCCATCGTCACCGTGTCCGAGTCCGGCAACACCGCCCGTCTGCTGAGCAAGTACCGCCCGGAGCAGCCCATCATCGCCTGCGTGATGAAGGAGCAGGTGCAGCGTCAGCTGGCCCTGAGCTGGGGCATCACCCCGCTGATGATGCCTCTGGCACACAGCACCGATGAGCTGATCGAGATGTCCACCTCTCTGGCCAAGGAGAACGGCTACCTGCACAACGGTGAGCTGGCCGTTGTGACCGCAGGCGTGCCTGTGGGCGTGTCCGGCACCACTAACATGATCAAGATCCACATGGTAGGCAACTGTCTGGCTACCGGTGTGGGCGTTGGCCGCGAGAATGCCGACGTGACCAGCGCCACCGGCAAGGCCTGCGTCTGCCGCACGCTGGAAGAGGTGCGTGCAAAGTTCAAGCCCGGCATGGTTCTGGTGGTGCCCTCCACCAGCAACGAAATGCTGAGTTACGTGCGTGATGCCGCCGCTCTGGTGGTGGAAGAGCCGGGCCTGAACAGCCACGCTGCCATTGCCGGCAAGGCCCTGCTCAAGCCTACCGTTGTGGGTGCCGCCGGTGCTACCAGCCACATCCGTGACGGTCTGATGATCGCTGTGGACTGCGCTCACGGCAGCGTGCAGCGCCTGCAGGCATAA
- a CDS encoding LCP family protein, whose protein sequence is MMDENDRSHEDYRSLRHISRKEGSEDTAPIEVDSSAFFSELPPEQPSTPPPAQPPQKPPRSGHNTPVPPKAHPPVDGAVAVPSKWGKILLILQGILSILALVQLWRTQMLPVLYLVILAALLALLWLLVKRCQEYNVPGKVARVFSVFLCAAMALGCFWAQQGLSALGSMTSGLLTGAEANKITKEPFVIYLSGVDTRGELTENARSDVNILAAVNPVTKRVALINTPRDYYVDLAGTDSKDKLTHAGLYGVETSMATLGNLYGVNVDHYIRINFAGFISIIDALGGVDVYSDQAFTSVGSPGYYDPTTFVEGWNHLDGKSALAFARERHAFASGDIQRGINQMKVIDAMLNKIKSPALLMGFSKIMDAASDCFVTSFSQDQISALVRMQLSDFAEWDIESYTVTGTSSSSTKCYSAKGQKLYVMKPDDASVSKAREMIASVLGGEGTVADTTQKPEKTDVFTPTTDPNAAVSEVPAESVPEEVPADSLPEETVPADQPAEQPADTQTPEPEAPAEGETGGDTPAEAPSISLPTQEEVEQAASSIYNAASSIWGAIQDAASQQNDAA, encoded by the coding sequence ATGATGGATGAAAACGATCGTTCCCACGAAGATTACCGTTCTCTGCGGCACATCAGCCGCAAGGAAGGCTCTGAGGATACTGCGCCCATCGAGGTAGACAGCTCGGCGTTTTTTTCCGAGCTGCCGCCGGAACAGCCCAGCACACCGCCTCCGGCCCAGCCTCCCCAGAAGCCGCCGCGCAGCGGCCACAACACACCCGTACCGCCCAAGGCCCATCCGCCCGTGGATGGAGCCGTGGCAGTACCTTCCAAGTGGGGGAAAATTTTGCTGATCTTACAAGGTATTTTAAGCATTCTGGCACTGGTGCAGCTGTGGCGCACCCAGATGCTGCCGGTGCTGTATCTGGTCATTCTGGCCGCGCTGCTGGCGCTTTTGTGGCTGCTGGTAAAGCGCTGTCAGGAGTACAATGTTCCCGGCAAGGTGGCCCGGGTATTTTCGGTGTTCCTGTGCGCTGCCATGGCACTGGGCTGCTTCTGGGCCCAGCAGGGCCTTTCTGCCTTGGGCAGCATGACCTCTGGCCTGCTCACCGGTGCCGAGGCCAACAAGATCACCAAGGAGCCGTTTGTGATCTACCTCAGCGGCGTGGACACCCGCGGCGAGTTGACCGAAAATGCCCGCAGCGACGTGAATATCCTTGCTGCCGTGAACCCTGTCACCAAGAGGGTGGCCCTGATCAACACCCCGCGCGACTACTACGTAGACCTTGCCGGCACTGACAGCAAGGATAAGCTGACTCACGCCGGTCTGTACGGCGTGGAAACCAGCATGGCCACACTGGGCAATCTGTACGGTGTCAATGTGGACCATTACATCCGCATCAACTTTGCGGGCTTCATCAGCATCATCGATGCGCTGGGCGGCGTGGATGTCTACTCCGATCAGGCGTTCACTTCTGTGGGCAGCCCCGGCTACTATGACCCCACCACCTTTGTGGAGGGCTGGAACCATCTGGACGGTAAGTCCGCACTGGCCTTTGCCCGCGAACGCCACGCCTTTGCGTCCGGCGATATCCAGCGCGGCATCAACCAGATGAAGGTGATCGATGCCATGCTGAACAAGATCAAGTCCCCTGCCCTGCTGATGGGCTTTTCCAAGATCATGGATGCCGCCTCCGACTGCTTTGTGACCAGCTTTTCACAGGATCAGATCAGTGCGCTGGTACGGATGCAACTGAGCGACTTTGCCGAGTGGGATATTGAAAGCTATACCGTCACCGGCACAAGCTCCAGCAGCACCAAGTGCTACTCTGCCAAGGGACAGAAGCTCTACGTCATGAAACCGGACGATGCTTCTGTGAGCAAGGCCAGGGAAATGATCGCGTCCGTGCTGGGCGGTGAGGGCACCGTTGCCGACACCACCCAGAAGCCGGAAAAGACCGATGTGTTCACCCCCACCACCGACCCGAACGCTGCCGTTTCGGAGGTGCCTGCGGAGAGCGTTCCCGAAGAAGTGCCCGCCGACAGCCTGCCGGAAGAGACCGTCCCGGCTGACCAGCCTGCAGAGCAGCCTGCCGACACCCAGACGCCGGAGCCGGAAGCTCCCGCCGAGGGCGAGACCGGCGGGGACACACCTGCCGAAGCCCCGTCTATCTCCCTGCCCACGCAGGAAGAGGTGGAACAGGCTGCATCGTCCATCTACAATGCGGCTTCCTCCATCTGGGGTGCCATTCAGGATGCTGCTTCGCAGCAGAACGACGCGGCCTGA
- a CDS encoding NusG domain II-containing protein: MKNKKLLTNLLFAVVILAIAAVLLVVRRVHASGSGLRAELIYGDNNTTMNLPLDVDETYDVDTGYYTVHIQIKDGAARFVDSPCPDHICEGFGWLSNEDQTATCLPARAVLTIVPVS; this comes from the coding sequence ATGAAAAACAAAAAGCTGCTTACCAATCTTCTCTTTGCCGTGGTCATTCTGGCCATTGCCGCTGTGCTGCTGGTGGTGCGCCGCGTGCACGCTTCCGGCTCCGGGCTGCGGGCCGAGCTGATCTACGGCGACAACAACACCACCATGAACCTGCCGCTGGACGTGGATGAGACCTATGATGTGGACACCGGTTACTATACCGTCCACATTCAGATCAAGGACGGTGCAGCCCGGTTCGTGGATTCGCCCTGCCCGGATCACATCTGTGAAGGCTTTGGCTGGCTTTCCAACGAAGATCAGACCGCCACCTGCCTTCCGGCCCGTGCAGTGCTGACCATTGTACCTGTTTCCTGA
- a CDS encoding HAD family hydrolase, with protein MIKDKSMGRKLIFLDIDGTLLPPGDMLIPESTLAALDRARANGHKLFLCTGRNHRMTEPLLRHDCFAGAVCSAGGYVLCDGKTLVDIPMEPQQAEGVRAALERNGVECTLEARDATFGGSKMAERWNFIHKKNDAPLNSEAERWRKAMEEGMSILPLSDYKGEPLYKIVFIADHESDLAEAKQLYADQFVFCESKLDSLTDGFVNGELINRKFDKGTGIKAICDHLGCTLADTIGFGDSDNDLQMTDVAGISVCMANGSENLKKRCDRIAPSVYEDGIAKEFKALGLI; from the coding sequence ATGATAAAGGATAAAAGTATGGGTCGTAAGCTGATTTTTCTGGATATTGACGGCACGCTGCTGCCGCCGGGTGATATGCTCATCCCGGAAAGCACTCTGGCTGCACTGGATCGCGCCAGAGCAAACGGACACAAGCTGTTTTTGTGCACCGGCCGCAACCACCGCATGACCGAACCGCTGCTGCGGCACGACTGCTTTGCGGGCGCAGTGTGCAGCGCCGGCGGCTATGTGCTGTGCGATGGCAAGACTCTGGTGGATATCCCCATGGAGCCGCAGCAGGCTGAAGGCGTGCGCGCGGCGCTGGAACGCAATGGCGTGGAGTGCACGCTGGAAGCCCGGGATGCCACCTTTGGCGGAAGCAAGATGGCTGAGAGGTGGAACTTTATCCACAAAAAGAACGATGCACCGCTGAACAGCGAAGCAGAACGCTGGCGCAAAGCCATGGAAGAGGGCATGTCCATCCTGCCGCTTTCCGATTACAAAGGGGAACCGCTGTATAAGATCGTGTTCATTGCCGACCACGAGAGCGACCTTGCCGAGGCAAAGCAGCTCTATGCCGACCAGTTCGTGTTCTGCGAGAGCAAGCTGGACAGCCTGACCGATGGCTTTGTGAATGGTGAGCTCATCAACCGCAAATTTGATAAGGGCACCGGAATCAAGGCCATCTGTGATCATCTGGGCTGCACGCTGGCGGATACCATCGGCTTTGGTGACAGCGATAATGACCTGCAGATGACCGATGTGGCGGGCATCAGTGTGTGTATGGCCAATGGCTCCGAAAACCTGAAAAAGCGGTGCGACCGCATTGCTCCCTCGGTATACGAGGACGGCATTGCAAAGGAGTTCAAGGCGCTGGGTCTGATCTGA